Below is a window of Humulus lupulus chromosome 2, drHumLupu1.1, whole genome shotgun sequence DNA.
AAATAatcccatttatatatatattttatatcattttcatatataaaatattttcattttatatcATTCACACTTACATATATTTTATATCATTTTCATTTCTTAATATTGATAATAAGCTTTTATTCAAGTGTTACTTTGGAAGATAGGAGGTTAAGAAATAAGATGAGTATATTTAAGATAATTTTATTAATGgttatttgaaaataaataattttaagcATGCAAAAAGTGAAAATGAATCATAAATATTGTAGATGCGAGTCTATAACTGAACTCATTTTAATCTTGGTGGAAAGTTTTTGACTTAAACAAAAGATGAAggtaattttttctttaaaaaaattggTAATGAACTTGGGGATTTTGTTTTAAAGCTTACAAgcatttttttttaacatatacTTTCTAAGAACATGACAAATTATCATTCAAGATTATAGGAGTGTTCATCCAATGTACTTTGTACTATTTGATCTTCAATTTTATATTTTGGATccaatttaatttatattatatataaaaatcaaTTCAATTTGTGATTGTTAGGATTAGATTAGTCATTTGAAATCAATTACTTTTTAAAATTCTagattatttataaaatttgtcaCTTCTGATTTATAAAAATGTATCCAATATGCACAAAtatgaatttcatatatattttttaatccaatCTAATCCACAAGTGCTAACATCGCCATTTTGTAGATTGGGATGAATCCATAAATTTTAAACACACCTAAATTATACCCCCATTAATATTAGTTACCAATGGCAACCAATTAGGTTACTCATAGTATATTGGTGCCCACCTAAGCATTCATGAATCACCAACTAGGTAACCCTAGTTACTTGAACACTTGATGAGTTATCGAAAGTTACCCATTGGGTTAATCCTAAAAACCAATGTGCATTTCTTGGAACTATTCTTTGTACTTTTATTTAGGGGACAAGCACAACCATTTCTAAAGGAACATAAGCAAACTAAATTTGAAGATCTCTTGTTTGGATTCAAACAAAAAGTTAGAAAtttcttttcaaaataaaaacaacacaacttaaatatagtatagttttataaaattaaaaagattATAAATAAATTCAgaaagaaaacatattcaaaaaACTCTTCTACAAAATTTTAGGAAACTATTTTCCTCCATTTTTTTCCCTACTTCTAATGCAAAAATACATCACTTTATTTATCAAGCTGTgttaatacaaggaaaaaactcaATATGGTGAGTAAATGTGGAAAACTATTCTAATTCATTGCTGTGATCTTTAATACTATTTTAAGTTGGTTGGGTTGCACATTTTTGCGACGTCAGGTTTCTTTCGAACCAACAGAGAACTTAGCTATAAAAAAGCCAATAGTATCGAGTGGCGATGATGGATCAAACCTCTGAACAAGTTCTTCCTCGCCGGGTCTTAACCACTTCCTGAAATTCATGTGTTACAAAGAGTTTGGATAGATGATCATCAAAACATTGAAAATAGAATCTAAACATGTTTAATATAAAAACTATGGGATGTATCATATATGCCACTCAAAAGCTCGTTGATAACCCTAAATATATCAGTTTACTTTGACTTTTATTTTATGGGGATTCGAACTTGGGATCTCCTTTTTTGTACGCTTAATTGTGCTCTTCATGAGACAGTATATATACATCAGTTCATGAATAACTTACTCAACATAACCATCAGGAAATTGGAACTGACCGACAAGTCCAGGTCCTCCAATTCTGGGGTGctgtaatattttttaaaatgaattcAAATGTTAATATaaatgagatgataatcaagGAAGAATTATAGAGAGAAGGGAGAAAAAACAGAGAGATTTGGGAGAGACAATTCATTACTATTCATTCATGATGAGAGAAGAGATCTAATAGCTCTATTTAACAAAAGAGTGACCACTTACTTAGGCAAGTGTCCTGCACATAACAAGCTAATCACCATATATTTTCTACTCTTAATAAACTTCTAAGACAAATATTAATATGCATTGTGCAATATTGAGCTAATGGTGATGAGGTGTATCGGTGACCGTGTGTGCGATTTCCATAACAAGAACTTTGAAAAATTTATGCCTATGTGATATTGGAAAGGTGTAAACAATTAATAATAGATGGAAGCTTTTTAACAAATCTAAACAAACTATCTAGGAGCTAACTAAGCAAAATGTCCAGAAATAGAATAATGTACAAATAAAGCCTAAATAACATGACTACAAATTTTCTTAAGAAAAAAAACTTCTTTATTTCATATCTATATCATTCAATATAAAGGGTTTTATAAGTTGGAAGTTTGAAAAATCTTACTTGTGGTGCCAACGAAAGGAACTTGTACGTATCCAGAGCATATCGAACCAAAGCTTCATTCTCACCGGGATTTAATGTACATCTACCACACAAATAGACAGTAGCACAGCAATTTTTTCAATGGTTAAATAATATCAcaacatcaaaaaaaaaaatatatcagaTAATGACATTTAGCTAGCTTATAAGCCTGTACTTAGAATTAGAAAGATGACATTGTTAAgaatagaatatatatatttctccTGCATTCTTTCTTTGCCATGTAATATATGTTGCAGGTCATATAATCCACCTACTTTTTCTTTAATGGTAGTACTTCACATTAAGTGGAATGAAAGACAGGCCTTTAGATAGATTAACATAATTCATACACTGCACCGATTTAGAAAACACCATTAAGTGATGTACTTATATCAAGCTAAGGCACACTTCGATTAATTCATCCATAAACACATTCTGAATACTTTGATTTTATTAAAAATGcaactaaaaaaataactaacaaacaaaacataaaacacaagTACTAACGTGGAATAGACTATGACTCCGCCTGATCGAACTAATTGAACAGCTTGATCGAACAATCTTCTTTGATATTTTCCATGGTTTCTCAAGGACTCCATTGTTTCCTGTTACAaggaaaaccaaaaaaaaaaacattggatCATTCTGTTCCAATTAATggtaaattaaaaagaaaaacattataaagggagagagaaagaaaaatctTTAAAGCATTGACATACTAAATAGCACCAAAGTTATTGAATTTATAccttaatatatttttcaaattataaagtaaaaaaaaaaagtatgcaTCATTATACCTCTCCAGCAAAGAGTCGAGGTCTCAAACCTAATGCAGAACACGGAGCATCAAGAAGGACACGATCAAAGCTGTTAGGAGCAAAACCTTTTGAATTTTCACCCCTACCACCTGTGCTCTGATTTCGTCCAGGCCCATTTCGCATTCTTCGTAGATTCTTCCTGATTTCAGCTTTGCTAATGTAAGTTCTCTCATTGGCTTTTTCATTGCTAACTAAAACATTGAGTTGATCAGACTTTGAATTCTGGAAGGACTTAAGATTATGATTATATTGTTTTACACTAGTTTCATAAATTTTGCTCATATCAAATTTACTTACCAGTTTTCTCAACTGCCTTTTCAGCACTTAATCCATCTAAAACAACTGATGCATTTTTCTCCACTTGTAATGTCATTGAGTCAGAACTTACACTGTTACTATCCTCTCTAATGGCTAGATTAATCATATCATCACTTCTGGCTAGATTAGTTGTATCATCACATTCATTCTTCTGACGAACCGATTTCAGAGCATCTAATTTATACGTTGTTATACTCCTCAATCCCATTTCTGCAGCCAATTTCTGAATATTGAGCACCTAGAATTACAATTAATATAGTAGATACAGGGTCACAACCTTGTTGAAGAagatcaaaatgaaaaataaaaaaaattgttaaaatcccCAAAATGTAGCACATTTTAATTTAGCATTATATAAGTAAAAGCCTAGAAGGAAAAGAAAATACAGGGAATCTAGAATTTAAATATCTATCCACAGGGAAAGAAAACTGTGAGAAAGAAAAATCTCACAATTACATACAAGGTAGTCAATTAGTTAAGATCAAAGAGTGAAACAAATTTCATTAATGCCACAAGTGATAAGTACTCACTCAACCAATGACACTAGGGTTGGAAAATTTATGATGCCAGAATCATCTACAAGGAGCAGAACCAAGAAATCCTGGACAACACTATTCTATTAGATTTTGTGGCCAAGAATAGTTACCTTATTGTGAGATCTATCAACAGCAATAATTTCTCCTTCATCTTTCATAAGAATTGCAATAGCAGTTGTTTTTCCTCCAGGCGCTGCACACATGTCTATTATCCTTTCACCTTTTTTAGGATCTAAAGAATATGAGAAAATTAACATGAGAGCCTTGCTAATATCAACTTCATTTTTCAAACTCATATCGCCCTAATAAGCAACAAAATTGGcattattcaaaaatatatattcccaattacacacaaaaataaataaataaaatccatTAATGATAAATGTATTAAAGATCACTCCTTTGCAAGCTGCGTAAAGTATAGAAGAAAAGATACTGTAGATGCAATTTCTAGCGTAGACAAAAGTACAATGCTTGAcagattttaaataaataatagaaaGAAGTAACAGCTGAAAGGTAATTGGTACCTAGGGCATGAGCAGCAATAATGCTTGGTAGATTTTGTAGAAATATTTCTCCCTCAAGCACTTCTGGGAACCATAACCAAAGcaaaaaatattaaatgaattagtTGCTGAACCATTTTAGACAGCATGCAAAATATTAATGTAGTAGGATAGGATTTATATGAAAATGTAAACACTTAGAGGTCTGTATGGCACAAGCTTTTCTTCAAGTGATACCTAAAGGTGCCACAGCAGATTAAAGAAAATTTTCTATATTTGCTTTGTAACATcaggaaaaaaaaatacattttcctATCTTCGAAAATTCTATAAGTTATCCTAGACGGGTAGCTCAAAAATGGTCAAACATGTGGTTTGC
It encodes the following:
- the LOC133817270 gene encoding rRNA (cytosine-C(5))-methyltransferase NOP2C, coding for MRKARDLFRRIRSKSFSSSFTTDRKLTPPAMEDLSERYCFEPVLLWKPEVENYFSRAYGAEHFARISKALTRPSCYSCIRVNILKSTPDVVKEKLLAILKENETEFGSENLNLSQTDFGGDSNSNMGMKQNRFCTETSESQKLDDSGKAASGPVDDFTNMFNGNLQKGPISKCEFPGLDYVLFVKGSGPHVIDYGYVDGMPPKEVVVSRKCAEAVLRGAQVYVPGVLACSAHVEKGDEVAVSVAIEQPIESGWGSGITRGTIMQGSHTDPYHSERNGLYIGKGKAMLSRSGIFRVLQGVAVDMCDRVFKLPSFYEVLEGEIFLQNLPSIIAAHALDPKKGERIIDMCAAPGGKTTAIAILMKDEGEIIAVDRSHNKVLNIQKLAAEMGLRSITTYKLDALKSVRQKNECDDTTNLARSDDMINLAIREDSNSVSSDSMTLQVEKNASVVLDGLSAEKAVEKTVSNEKANERTYISKAEIRKNLRRMRNGPGRNQSTGGRGENSKGFAPNSFDRVLLDAPCSALGLRPRLFAGEETMESLRNHGKYQRRLFDQAVQLVRSGGVIVYSTCTLNPGENEALVRYALDTYKFLSLAPQHPRIGGPGLVGQFQFPDGYVEKWLRPGEEELVQRFDPSSPLDTIGFFIAKFSVGSKET